In the genome of Pseudomonadota bacterium, one region contains:
- a CDS encoding PAS domain S-box protein yields the protein MISKLNKEELEHRIQELERQLACLKQMEIDIIIERNFSNSVLDCLPGIFYLYDEDGNIIRWNKNHEDLTGFSAEEIKQRKNLDWFDGSDKDLIADRAKECFVKGKSYAQADLIIKNGSKVPFYFTAFRMTINDKNFLIGMGIDITTLKQTEEELKKAHAELENRVEERTLELMQANARLSKEIEDRNKAEEKLKILRGLLPICANCKKIRDDKGSWNQIETYIKNHSEAEFTHGICQDCAKLLYPDFAEY from the coding sequence ATGATCAGCAAGCTAAACAAAGAAGAATTGGAGCACAGGATTCAGGAGTTGGAGAGACAACTTGCCTGCCTAAAGCAAATGGAGATAGATATAATAATTGAGAGAAACTTCTCTAATAGTGTACTTGATTGTCTTCCCGGGATTTTTTATCTCTATGATGAGGATGGAAACATCATTCGCTGGAACAAGAACCATGAAGATTTAACCGGGTTTTCCGCTGAAGAGATTAAACAAAGAAAAAATTTAGACTGGTTTGATGGCTCGGATAAGGATCTAATTGCAGATAGAGCAAAAGAGTGCTTTGTTAAAGGCAAATCTTATGCACAAGCTGATCTTATAATCAAAAATGGCTCAAAAGTACCATTTTATTTTACCGCTTTTCGCATGACAATCAATGATAAAAATTTTCTGATAGGGATGGGGATAGATATAACTACCCTCAAGCAGACTGAGGAAGAACTGAAAAAAGCACATGCTGAATTGGAGAATAGAGTTGAGGAACGTACACTTGAGTTAATGCAAGCAAATGCACGGTTATCTAAGGAGATAGAAGATCGTAATAAAGCCGAAGAAAAACTGAAAATCCTGCGAGGCCTCCTGCCGATTTGTGCTAACTGTAAAAAAATACGTGACGATAAGGGCTCCTGGAACCAAATTGAAACATACATTAAGAATCACTCTGAGGCCGAATTCACTCACGGCATTTGCCAAGATTGTGCCAAATTGCTATATCCTGATTTTGCAGAATACTAA